One window from the genome of Hippocampus zosterae strain Florida chromosome 7, ASM2543408v3, whole genome shotgun sequence encodes:
- the gatad2b gene encoding transcriptional repressor p66-beta: protein MCKVGQGVHGRRASTCVLSATIEACKIKWSFALYFMDGIVMNLTLMKGCDHNPSEDANVNAKWMEQMSEEALRLNLLKRGLESPNEREEALAKRLKMEGHEAMERLKMLALLKRKDLAALDVAGPLGGDGKGPGPGPGASASALHHQSLMGAAYEEKLNGTLRLGGHGGPSKNGKENVLDEPVDMSAGRRCEADRERRTPSPDVIILSDNEASSPRATPRPEERRNHANLDMFKGKTGEERQQMIKALREELRLEEARLVLLKKLRQSQMQKENVVQKVSVVQNAASSGQPPSMHSSSGLGKLPVRSGVHNPEPQNLRTAQGHTVIRSGANASLPPMLMSQRVIAPNPATLQGQRLSKPGMGRSSMGNAVSYQQASQQVAASQRSGSSAMYMNLAHMQAAAAAAAGAGGGGGGGGGGGGGMAGGLGAASAVSPSNLSASASGGVNSIADQASSQAAAKLALRKQLEKTLLEIPPPKPPAPLLHFLPSAANSEFIYMVGLEEVVQSVLDSQGKLRGTLSRTEPFFCAQCRTDFTPHWKQEKSGRILCEQCMMSNQKKALKAEHTNRLKNAFVKALQQEQEIEQRLQQAALSPGSAPSGPNASKTDSLIRHHALRQAPQPQASLQRGLSNSARGVLSNFAQASQLSVASSLMGMGGAKHCGGGNGGGGRLQHDSRRQIYNIPGLNIAYLNPAAVGAHKSSSLADRQREYLLDMIPPRSISQSISGQK from the exons gatGGAGCAGATGTCCGAGGAGGCGCTAAGGTTGAACTTGTTGAAGCGAGGCCTGGAGTCGCCCAACGAGCGCGAGGAGGCCTTGGCCAAGCGCCTGAAAATGGAGGGCCACGAGGCCATGGAGCGCCTCAAGATGTTGGCGCTGCTCAAACGCAAAGATCTGGCCGCCCTGGACGTCGCCGGGCCCCTGGGCGGCGACGGCAAGGGCCCCGGTCCCGGCCCCGGCGCCAGCGCCAGCGCGCTCCACCATCAAAGCCTCATGGGCGCCGCCTATGAGGAGAAGCTGAATGGGACTCTGAGACTCGGGGGGCACGGCGGCCCCAGTAAGAACGGCAAGGAGAACGTCCTGGACGAGCCGGTGGACATGAGCGCCGGACGCAGATG TGAGGCAGACCGCGAGAGACGAACCCCATCCCCGGACGTCATCATCCTGTCGGACAACGAGGCATCCAGTCCCCGAGCGACACCTCGCCCCGAAGAGCGCCGGAACCATGCCAACCTGGACATGTTCAAG GGCAAGACCGGAGAGGAAAGGCAGCAGATGATCAAAGCTCTGCGCGAGGAGCTGCGTTTGGAGGAGGCTCGCCTGGTGCTGCTCAAGAAGCTCCGACAGAGTCAAATGCAGAAGGAGAACGTGGTGCAGAAG GTATCggtggtccagaatgccgcctcTTCCGGGCAGCCGCCCTCCATGCACAGCTCCTCTGGACTGGGGAAGCTTCCGGTCCGGTCGGGCGTGCACAACCCAGAGCCGCAGAATCTGCGGACGGCACAG GGTCACACAGTCATCAGGTCAGGAGCCAACGCCAGCCTGCCACCCATGCTCATGTCCCAGCGGGTGATTGCGCCCAATCCCGCCACATTGCAAGGACAGCGGCTCTCCAAACCTGGGATGGGTCGCTCCAGCATGGGCAACGCCGTAAGCTACCAGCAG gccagccagcaggtggcagcatcGCAGCGATCAGGCTCCAGCGCCATGTACATGAACCTTGCCCACATGcaagctgcggcggcggcggcggctggggcaggcggcggcggcggcggaggaggcggaggaggaggcgggatgGCGGGCGGCCTGGGCGCAGCCTCGGCCGTCAGCCCGTCCAATCTGTCCGCCTCTGCCAGCGGAGGGGTGAATTCCATCGCCGACCAGGCCAGCAGCCAGGCCGCTGCCAAGCTGGCCCTGAGGAAGCAGCTGGAGAAAACGCTGCTGGAGATCCCCCCGcccaagccccccgccccgctcCTCCACTTCCTGCCGTCGGCCGCCAACAGCGAGTTCATCTACATGGTGGGCCTGGAGGAGGTCGTGCAGAGCGTGCTCGACAGTCAGG GAAAACTGCGGGGCACGCTCTCCCGCACGGAGCCCTTCTTCTGTGCCCAATGCAGAACGGATTTCACCCCCCACTGGAAGCAGGAGAAGAGCGGGCGCATCCTGTGCGAGCAGTGCATGATGTCCAATCAGAAAAAGGCTCTCAAGGCGGAGCACACCAACAGGCTGAAGAACGCTTTCGTCAAGGCTCTACAACAGGAGCAG GAGATCGAACAGAGGCTGCAGCAGGCGGCCCTTTCGCCTGGCTCCGCCCCCAGCGGCCCCAACGCCTCCAAGACTGACTCGCTGATCCGACACCACGCTCTGCGCCAG GCGCCTCAACCCCAGGCTTCTCTGCAGAGAGGGCTGTCCAATTCGGCGCGGGGTGTCCTGTCTAACTTTGCCCAGGCCTCTCAGCTGTCGGTGGCCAGCAGCCTCATGGGCATGGGCGGCGCCAAGCACTGCGGCGGcggcaacggcggcggcggcagactGCAGCACGACAGCCGTCGGCAGATTTACAACATCCCAG GGTTAAACATCGCCTACCTGAACCCGGCGGCGGTGGGCGCCCACAAGAGCTCCAGCCTCGCCGACCGGCAGCGAGAGTACCTGTTGGACATGATCCCCCCCCGATCCATATCGCAGTCCATCAGCGGACAGAAATGA
- the txnipa gene encoding thioredoxin interacting protein a isoform X1, which yields MVAMLRRLKSFQIVFDDSKSFYCGGDRLSGQVQVEVNEVTRVSALRILALGSAKVEYAKGKQRCRQEAEYLRHEAVLRLRDQPTDTDGSVLLRPNNKYDYCFEFDLPQHGKLVSSYKGKFGYVHYYVKAKLERTQQPTLECKKHFEVEEPLDVNTPDLLCPTGGTREKKVTCMFIPDGQVSLNAKIDRRGFCEGEDICINAKFENTCSRIVVPKAAIIAKHTYQANGRTKIFRQKLSSVRGNHIISGMCDAWQGKSIRVPKIKPSKLDCDLIRMEYALMIYIHIPGSEKLILELPLVIGTAGLGSRSSSVSSQDGSLSWLSLGVPELPSYRDVTRDLHMEQPLTPLLDDFDGDDSPIFMNPPSFCFPPPPVYTETDEEFNINAHMLPVC from the exons ATGGTGGCCATGTTGAGGCGACTCAAGTCGTTCCAAATCGTTTTCGACGACTCGAAGAGTTTTTACTGCGGCGGCGACAGGCTGTCGGGCCAAGTGCAGGTGGAAGTGAACGAAGTGACGCGCGTGTCGGCGCTCAGGATTCTGGCCTTGGGAAGCGCCAAAGTGGAATACGCCAAAGGCAAGCAGCGCTGCCGACAGGAGGCCGAGTACCTCCGACACGAGGCCGTTTTGCGCCTTCGGGATCAACCGACAG acaCCGATGGCTCGGTTCTCTTGAGGCCAAACAACAAATACGACTACTGCTTTGAATTCGACCTCCCTCAACACGG GAAGCTGGTGTCTTCTTACAAAGGCAAGTTTGGCTACGTTCACTATTACGTGAAGGCCAAGTTGGAGAGAACGCAGCAGCCCACCCTGGAGTGCAAGAAACACTTTGAGGTCGAGGAACCTCTCGACGTCAACACGCCAGACCTGCTG TGTCCGACAGGTGGTACGAGGGAGAAAAAAGTCACCTGCATGTTCATCCCGGACGGCCAAGTGTCGCTCAACGCCAAAATCGATCGTCGCGGCTTCTGCGAGGGCGAGGACATCTGCATCAACGCCAAGTTCGAGAACACGTGCTCGCGCATCGTGGTTCCCAAGGCCGCCATCATCGCCAAGCACACCTACCAGGCCAACGGCCGCACCAAAATCTTCCGCCAGAAGTTGTCGTCAGTGCGGGGCAACCACATCATCTCGGGCATGTGCGACGCCTGGCAGGGCAAAAGCATCCGGGTGCCCAAGATCAAGCCGTCCAAGCTGGACTGTGACCTCATTCGCATGGAGTATGCCTTGATG ATTTACATCCACATTCCCGGGAGCGAGAAGCTGATCCTGGAGCTGCCTTTGGTGATCGGCACCGCCGGGCTGGGCAGCCGCAGCAGCAgcgtgagcagccaggatgggTCGCTCAGCTGGTTGTCGCTGGGCGTGCCCGAGCTGCCCAGCTACCGCGACGTCACCCGCGACCTCCACATGGAGCAGCCGCTGACGCCGCTCCTGGACGACTTTGACGGCGACGACAGCCCCATCTTCATGAACCCGCCGTCCTTCTGTTTCCCCCCGCCTCCGGTCTACACGGAG ACCGACGAGGAGTTCAACATCAACGCCCACATGCTGCCGGTCTGCTGA
- the txnipa gene encoding thioredoxin interacting protein a isoform X2 — protein MVAMLRRLKSFQIVFDDSKSFYCGGDRLSGQVQVEVNEVTRVSALRILALGSAKVEYAKGKQRCRQEAEYLRHEAVLRLRDQPTDTDGSVLLRPNNKYDYCFEFDLPQHGKLVSSYKGKFGYVHYYVKAKLERTQQPTLECKKHFEVEEPLDVNTPDLLCPTGGTREKKVTCMFIPDGQVSLNAKIDRRGFCEGEDICINAKFENTCSRIVVPKAAIIAKHTYQANGRTKIFRQKLSSVRGNHIISGMCDAWQGKSIRVPKIKPSKLDCDLIRMEYALMIYIHIPGSEKLILELPLVIGTAGLGSRSSSVSSQDGSLSWLSLGVPELPSYRDVTRDLHMEQPLTPLLDDFDGDDSPIFMNPPSFCFPPPPVYTEEFNINAHMLPVC, from the exons ATGGTGGCCATGTTGAGGCGACTCAAGTCGTTCCAAATCGTTTTCGACGACTCGAAGAGTTTTTACTGCGGCGGCGACAGGCTGTCGGGCCAAGTGCAGGTGGAAGTGAACGAAGTGACGCGCGTGTCGGCGCTCAGGATTCTGGCCTTGGGAAGCGCCAAAGTGGAATACGCCAAAGGCAAGCAGCGCTGCCGACAGGAGGCCGAGTACCTCCGACACGAGGCCGTTTTGCGCCTTCGGGATCAACCGACAG acaCCGATGGCTCGGTTCTCTTGAGGCCAAACAACAAATACGACTACTGCTTTGAATTCGACCTCCCTCAACACGG GAAGCTGGTGTCTTCTTACAAAGGCAAGTTTGGCTACGTTCACTATTACGTGAAGGCCAAGTTGGAGAGAACGCAGCAGCCCACCCTGGAGTGCAAGAAACACTTTGAGGTCGAGGAACCTCTCGACGTCAACACGCCAGACCTGCTG TGTCCGACAGGTGGTACGAGGGAGAAAAAAGTCACCTGCATGTTCATCCCGGACGGCCAAGTGTCGCTCAACGCCAAAATCGATCGTCGCGGCTTCTGCGAGGGCGAGGACATCTGCATCAACGCCAAGTTCGAGAACACGTGCTCGCGCATCGTGGTTCCCAAGGCCGCCATCATCGCCAAGCACACCTACCAGGCCAACGGCCGCACCAAAATCTTCCGCCAGAAGTTGTCGTCAGTGCGGGGCAACCACATCATCTCGGGCATGTGCGACGCCTGGCAGGGCAAAAGCATCCGGGTGCCCAAGATCAAGCCGTCCAAGCTGGACTGTGACCTCATTCGCATGGAGTATGCCTTGATG ATTTACATCCACATTCCCGGGAGCGAGAAGCTGATCCTGGAGCTGCCTTTGGTGATCGGCACCGCCGGGCTGGGCAGCCGCAGCAGCAgcgtgagcagccaggatgggTCGCTCAGCTGGTTGTCGCTGGGCGTGCCCGAGCTGCCCAGCTACCGCGACGTCACCCGCGACCTCCACATGGAGCAGCCGCTGACGCCGCTCCTGGACGACTTTGACGGCGACGACAGCCCCATCTTCATGAACCCGCCGTCCTTCTGTTTCCCCCCGCCTCCGGTCTACACGGAG GAGTTCAACATCAACGCCCACATGCTGCCGGTCTGCTGA